One Amblyomma americanum isolate KBUSLIRL-KWMA chromosome 8, ASM5285725v1, whole genome shotgun sequence DNA window includes the following coding sequences:
- the LOC144100211 gene encoding uncharacterized protein LOC144100211 isoform X1 — protein sequence MPCAFQDLVFLLQEHVVLVFKILQLHYDDPHKVRFEDRRRRHLNRRLTATMKRLSGVHVLNHEHRFLDASGEPMLSLFAADRGIDQMSKIIVAALVKIYGPGIASASRARPGEVYVVHRCRRCGAKGHKTDHCWAYCSPRRHAAAGRG from the exons atgccttgcgcattccaggacctcgttttcctgctgcaggagcacgtcgtgctggtgttcaaaattttgcaactccattacgacgacccacataaggtgcggtttgaggaccgccggcgtcgccatctgaaccgccgtctgacagccacgatgaagcgcttgtctggcgtgcacgttctcaatcacgag catcgtttcctggatgcttctggcgagccgatgctgtccttgtttgccgcagaccggggcatcgaccagatgtcaaagattatcgtcgcggccctcgtcaagatctacggaccagggatagcgtcggcttcaagggcaagaccaggagaggtgtacgtcgtgcaccggtgtcgtcggtgcggagccaaagggcacaagacggaccactgctgggcctactgctcaccgcgccgccacgccgctgcaggtcgcggttga
- the LOC144100211 gene encoding uncharacterized protein LOC144100211 isoform X2, producing MKRLSGVHVLNHEHRFLDASGEPMLSLFAADRGIDQMSKIIVAALVKIYGPGIASASRARPGEVYVVHRCRRCGAKGHKTDHCWAYCSPRRHAAAGRG from the exons atgaagcgcttgtctggcgtgcacgttctcaatcacgag catcgtttcctggatgcttctggcgagccgatgctgtccttgtttgccgcagaccggggcatcgaccagatgtcaaagattatcgtcgcggccctcgtcaagatctacggaccagggatagcgtcggcttcaagggcaagaccaggagaggtgtacgtcgtgcaccggtgtcgtcggtgcggagccaaagggcacaagacggaccactgctgggcctactgctcaccgcgccgccacgccgctgcaggtcgcggttga